In Glycine max cultivar Williams 82 chromosome 15, Glycine_max_v4.0, whole genome shotgun sequence, the DNA window TTAGTCAAGAGTGTTGAAATCATTGAAGGAGACGGAAGGCCGGGAGCAATTAAGAAGTTCACTATTCCTGAAGGTTAATTAAGTTTAACTTTGAGATAAACTTTATATTATGTTCTTATATTCTTGTCatcacatttttaaaatatataagaatttatCTAGAATATATTGACAATATTTTATCATCTTATGGCAAATTGCTATatggttaaaaattattgatttttataacaattactttaaaattatgtatatatagagtatttttatttggttgataatataattaaaaatcttttGCTCACGGTATATCTTAAATTCATTAAGCAAtaatacttgattttttttttaatttacgatTTGTTCTTAGTGGATACTAGCTATTTAATGTGGTAAAAATGTTATACATGTCcttatttgattaatatatgggggaaatgatttaaatttcatctttttaaatttatacatgGAACAATTAGTCGACGTATCTCGCTTATGGTGCATCTGTGCATGTGTTTGAGCTTGTAGATGATTATGGATATGTATATGATTAGGATGTGTCAACCAAAAGGTAGAATGTGATAAttcatgtgtgtgtgtatatatatatatatatattaatttatcgtTTATTTATGTGTATGATTAGGATATGTGAATCAAAAGGCAGATGTGGTCGACGTAAATAATTACGTGTATGACTACACAATAGTTGAAGGCAATGTGCTCTCTGATAGAGAAGATAAGATGTGTAATGAGTACAAATTGGTGGTAAACCTGATGGAAGATGCATCATCAAGGTCACACGCAAGTACTACACCAGAGGCGATGCTCAACTCATAAGAGTTTCTTAAGAGTATCAAGGAGATGTCAGCTGATGGATCATCTTTTGACGATCATCTTTTGGCTAATCCTGATTACAACTGAACcatataccaatcttagtttttGGTGTTGATTGTGGTGCTCATGTGTGTCATTTGAGCATTCATGCATGTTACTTCAATTACTTTATTTGAGTGAGGAAGTGTGAAGTTGTTAAGGAGTTATTTGGGTGTACACATAATGTTGTAAAGATATATCCGTAAACTATAATGAATAATATAAAGACGCCTATTTATGACATGAGTAGTTATTATATTGTTGTGTAAAAGATTTTTATTGTCTCTTATTCCTTACTATTAATAATCAGTTAGTGGGGATTAATTTAGGAAATTggaaataaatctaaaataagtCTCTTCTCTCCATTTATAATTGTGTTCaccaaaattttcttttctttggggtATATGAGAACAATTATCGGATTTCTTGGAAacaaatatgcataattaccaatatttttttcttggaaaattgaaaaaaaaatgtttgggaAAACAATAAAAGATAACTAGACCctcttcctctttttttataagaaaagtcACCTCACGTCAATCAAAGAAATTACAAGAAAGGGAACGGTAGGTAGGGCACAAAATCAAGTTTAAACTAGAATCAAGAAATGTATGGAAAACAATAGAAGATAGATAaactctcttcctttttttttaataagaaaagtcACCTAATAGCAATCAAAGAAGTTGAAAGAATAGGGAAAGGTAAGGAGTGAAGAAAATCAAGCTCATGGGTACCAACATAGTTGGGATGCTTGGCCTGCTTTTGATGCTCATCCATCCCcttttcgaaaaaaaaaaaacaaaaagaggaaaTCAAGTTCAAGAATTAAGGAAAGAACAAAGAATATGAGAAAGACACCAACAAATTCATGAAGTTAAGGTCTCTAATCCTTCATCGTTAAAATAGTCaaacttattattataatagttaAAATCCTGGTTTTTAGTGTAATTTCTGAATTGAACTCTAAAAGTActagataatgtcataaatttttTCAAGACATAATAATTGATAGTTGATAGAATGAGCTtatgttttaataatattttgaattcatcttgtatgtttaattaaattgtatGGCTTATTAAATTGTGTGATTTATGCAATTATAATTATGGtgttgttaattaaattaaattttttataattattgatatgttagaaattattgaataagagaataatgaaattaactttttataatGTTGTGTATGTTTGATGGGCCAACTTCTAACTCCCCTATAAATAGAACCCCATCCCAAGCCTTCAACTCACACCTGCATCCCCTATAAATAGATCCATACAATTG includes these proteins:
- the LOC100776973 gene encoding major pollen allergen Bet v 1-M/N — its product is MGIVTTESELVSAVAPARLYKTIALDYSNFFPKVLPNLVKSVEIIEGDGRPGAIKKFTIPEGYVNQKADVVDVNNYVYDYTIVEGNVLSDREDKMCNEYKLVVNLMEDASSRSHASTTPEAMLNS